DNA sequence from the Stenotrophomonas sp. 24(2023) genome:
CGTGGCGGTGTCGGCCCTTCATTTCTACGAGCGCAAGGGCTTGATCCACAGCCTGCGCACGGCCGGCAACCAGCGCCGTTACAACCGTGATGTGCTGCGGCGGTTGGCGGTGATCCGGGTGGCCCAGCGCGTGGGCATGCCGCTGGAAGCGGTGGCGCGCGCCCTGGCAACGCTGCCGGAAGGGCGCACCCCGACCAAGGCTGACTGGGCCAAGCTGTCCGCACGCTGGCGGCAGGAACTGGATGAGCGCATCCACATGCTGGAACTGCTGCGCAACCAGCTGACCGGCTGCATCGGCTGCGGGTGCCTGTCGCTCAAGCGCTGCCAGCTGGTCAATCCGGATGATGTACTGGGTGACCGCGGGGGCGAGGGGCCGATCCGCTGGGAGTAGGCCACCGCCCGCGCCAGCGGTGGTCAGGCCGATGGCGCACCGGTTTGCCGGTCACCACACCGTGATCGTTTCGCCACTCTGGATGCCTTCCACCGCACGCTGGTAGGCCAGTGCCGCGCGCTGCGCGCTCACGGCCTCGAAGCCGGGGAAGTACGGGCCGTAGGCCGCCATCGACTCGACCAGCACGTTCGGGCTGACCACGTTGATGCGCAGCCCGCGCGGCAGCAGTTCCAGCGCGGCGGCGCGCACGAAGCCTTCCAGTGCATTGTTGACCGCGGTGGCATTGGCACCGTCGCGGATGGGCTGTGCACTGACGATGCCGCTGGTCAGCGTGATCGAACCGCCGGCGTTGAGGTGGTGCTGGGCCGCCAGTGCCAGGCGCACCTGGCCCAGCAGCTTGTCCTGCAGGCCGATGTTGAACTGGGCGGCGGTCATGTCCTGCAGCGGCCCGAAGTGCAGCTGGCCGGTGGCGGAAATCACCGCATCGACCGGGCCGGTCTGTGCGAACAGCGCACGCACGCTGGCATCATCGGTAAGGTCCACGCGCAGGGCGCCACTGTGGCGACCGGCGGCGAGGATCTCATGCTGCTGGCCGAGGTGGCGCGAAACGGCCTGGCCCAGCGTGCCGCTGGCGCCGACAAGAAGGATCTTCATGGCAATGCTCCGTAGGGGACATGGCCAGTCTGCGCTTCACCGAAGTGGTTTTTAATGGGCGTATGATTCGCAGATTCCTAACCATGGGTTTGCAATGGACACCTTGCGGTGCATGCAGGCATTCGTCGCCGTCGCCGACCGGGGCAGCTTCGCCGCCGCTGCCGAGCACCTGCAGGTGTCGGCGGTGATGGTGGGCAAGTACATCCAGCAGGTCGAGGCGCACCTGGGCACGGCGCTGCTGCAGCGGAACACCCGCCGCCAACGGTTGACCGAGGCGGGGCTGGCCTACCTGGCCGGCTGCCGGCAGGTACTGGAGCAGGTACAGCATGCCGAAGACAGCGTGGCCGGCCTGCAGCGGCAACCCCGTGGCCTGCTGCGGGTCAGTGCGCCGACCACCTGGGGCAGCTGCGTGCTGGCCCCGCTGCTGGCCGGGCTGCTGCGTGCACAGCCGCTGCTGAACATCGAACTGGACCTGAGCAATCGCCGCGTTGACCTGATCGAGGATGGCTTCGATGCCGCGATCCGTATCGGCCCGTTGCCATCACAGGAACTCGTGGCACGGCCGCTGCCGCCGTATGAAATGAGCCTGTGCGCAGCACCGGCCTACCTGCGCCGCAGGGGGACGCCACGCACGCCGGCGGACCTGGCCGGGCATGACTGCCTGAGCCATCTGGCCTGGCGCGGTGGCCATGGCTGGCAGCTGGCCAATGGCGAGCAGGTTGACTGGGAAGCACGCCTGTCCAGCAATGATGGCTACGCGCTGCGCCAGGCCGCGCTGGCCGGTGCGGGGCTGATCCTGCAGCCCACGGCACTGCTGGCCGGGGACATCGCCGCCGGGCGGCTCAAGCCGCTGCTGCGCGACTACCTGCCAGCCCCGCGAGCGATGCACCTGATCTATCTGGCCGATCGCCGCCCACGGCCGCGCCTGCAGTGCTTCGTGGATTTCGTCATGGATGCCGTGGGCCGCACCCTGTAGGGCCACGCCATGCGTGGAGAACGCGGGCCAACATCCACGCATGGCGTGGATCTACAACGGCTTTTCGCAAGGGGGCGGCACCCTGTAGCGCCACGCCGTGCGTGGAGAACGCGGGCCATCATCCACGCATGGCGTGGATCTACAACGGCTTTTCGCAAGGGGGCGGCACCCTGTAGCGCCACGCCATGCGTGGAGAACGTAGGCCCCCATCCACGCATGGCGTGGATCTACGACGGCTTTTCGCGTGGGGGCGGGCGGCATCTTGTAGCGCCACGCCATGCGTGGAGAACGCGGGCCATCATCCACGCATGGCGCGGATCTACTCGTTCGCTGCCGACAATTCCTGCCCGCGCACCTGCGCGGCGCGTAGGGCGGCCTCGACCAGCGCCTCGAAGCCACCGGCCTGGAAGCGTTCGATCGCAGCCTGGGTGGTGCCGTTGGGTGAGGTGACCCGCCGGCGCAGTTCGGCCGGGCTTTCGCCGGCTTCATCGAGCATGCGCGACGCGCCCAGCAGGGTCTGCACGACCAGCGTACGCGCGGCATCGGCCGGCAGCCCCTGGGCGATGCCGGCCGCTTCCATCGCTTCGGCGAGCAGGAACACGTAGGCCGGGCCGCTGCCGGACACAGCGGTGACCGAATCCATCTGTGCTTCATCCTCGATCCACACGGTGCGTCCGGCGCTGGCCAGCACGCGGTCGGCCTGCGCACGCTGGCCTTCGTCCACGCGCCCGGTGGCATACAGGCCGGTCACGCCGGCCCCCAGCAGCGCGGGCGTATTGGGCATCGCCCGGACCACCGGCAGGTCGCCGCCCAGCCAGCGCTGCAGTTGCGTACTGGTGATACCGGCGGCGATGGATACCACCAGGGGAGGCTGTTGCCGGGCCAATGCCTGCAAGGACTGGCAGACTTCGCGCAGTACCTGCGGCTTCACCGCCAGCAGCCAGGTCGTGCCGTGGGCAGCGGCCTCGGTGGCCTCGGCGTAGGTGGTCACGCCGAAGTCGGCGGCAAGCCCCTCACGCAGAGCGGCCACCGGTTCGGCCACATGGATCTGCGTGGCCGGCACGCCCTGGCGCACCAGGCCGGCGATGAGGCTGCGGGCCATGTTGCCGCCGCCGATGAACGTGATGGATCCCGTTGTCATGACACTCTCCTTGCAGGTTCAGGCCGGGCGCGGGCGCGCGCCGAACAGGGCAGTACCGATACGGACCAGGGTGGCGCCCTCGGCAATCGCCTCGGCGTAGTCGCTGCTCATGCCCATCGACAGCGTATCGATGCCGCTGTGCTGCGCGGCCAGCGCGTCGAACAGGCCGCGCATGCGCACGAAGGCCTCGCGCCGGCGCGAGGCCTCGGGCCACGGGGCGGGAATGGCCATCAGGCCGCGCAGGCGCAGGGACGGTTCGGCCACGACCGCCGCAGCCAGCGCGGGCACCTGTGCCGGCGTGCAGCCATGCTTGCTGCCCTCATCATCGATGTTGACCTGGATCAGCACGTTCAGCGGGCCGCGTGTGGCGGGACGATGGCGGGCCAGGGCGGCCACCAGCTTGGGGCGGTCCACGCTCTGCACCCAGTCGAAGTGCGTGGCGACGGATTCGGCCTTGTTCGATTGCAGGTGGCCGATCAGGTGCCATTCCAGATCCAGTGCCTGCAGCGCCTGCATCTTCGCCAGCGCTTCCTGCACGTAGTTTTCGCCGAACGCGCGCTGGCCCTGCGCTGCCAGGGCGGCCACGGCCTGCGCGGGCTGGGTCTTGGACACGGCCAGCAGGGCCGGGACCGGGCGCCCGGCCGTGTGGGCCGCGGTGGTGAGATTGCTCAGGATCTGGGGCAGGGGGCTGGCCACGTGACACGTTCCGTTCGATC
Encoded proteins:
- a CDS encoding YggS family pyridoxal phosphate-dependent enzyme — protein: MASPLPQILSNLTTAAHTAGRPVPALLAVSKTQPAQAVAALAAQGQRAFGENYVQEALAKMQALQALDLEWHLIGHLQSNKAESVATHFDWVQSVDRPKLVAALARHRPATRGPLNVLIQVNIDDEGSKHGCTPAQVPALAAAVVAEPSLRLRGLMAIPAPWPEASRRREAFVRMRGLFDALAAQHSGIDTLSMGMSSDYAEAIAEGATLVRIGTALFGARPRPA
- a CDS encoding short chain dehydrogenase: MKILLVGASGTLGQAVSRHLGQQHEILAAGRHSGALRVDLTDDASVRALFAQTGPVDAVISATGQLHFGPLQDMTAAQFNIGLQDKLLGQVRLALAAQHHLNAGGSITLTSGIVSAQPIRDGANATAVNNALEGFVRAAALELLPRGLRINVVSPNVLVESMAAYGPYFPGFEAVSAQRAALAYQRAVEGIQSGETITVW
- the soxR gene encoding redox-sensitive transcriptional activator SoxR translates to MTVQELSVGEVARRSGVAVSALHFYERKGLIHSLRTAGNQRRYNRDVLRRLAVIRVAQRVGMPLEAVARALATLPEGRTPTKADWAKLSARWRQELDERIHMLELLRNQLTGCIGCGCLSLKRCQLVNPDDVLGDRGGEGPIRWE
- the proC gene encoding pyrroline-5-carboxylate reductase; this encodes MTTGSITFIGGGNMARSLIAGLVRQGVPATQIHVAEPVAALREGLAADFGVTTYAEATEAAAHGTTWLLAVKPQVLREVCQSLQALARQQPPLVVSIAAGITSTQLQRWLGGDLPVVRAMPNTPALLGAGVTGLYATGRVDEGQRAQADRVLASAGRTVWIEDEAQMDSVTAVSGSGPAYVFLLAEAMEAAGIAQGLPADAARTLVVQTLLGASRMLDEAGESPAELRRRVTSPNGTTQAAIERFQAGGFEALVEAALRAAQVRGQELSAANE
- a CDS encoding LysR family transcriptional regulator; amino-acid sequence: MDTLRCMQAFVAVADRGSFAAAAEHLQVSAVMVGKYIQQVEAHLGTALLQRNTRRQRLTEAGLAYLAGCRQVLEQVQHAEDSVAGLQRQPRGLLRVSAPTTWGSCVLAPLLAGLLRAQPLLNIELDLSNRRVDLIEDGFDAAIRIGPLPSQELVARPLPPYEMSLCAAPAYLRRRGTPRTPADLAGHDCLSHLAWRGGHGWQLANGEQVDWEARLSSNDGYALRQAALAGAGLILQPTALLAGDIAAGRLKPLLRDYLPAPRAMHLIYLADRRPRPRLQCFVDFVMDAVGRTL